TACAAAAACTGAGCCCAGAGGAAGTGCGGGAAATTTTGACCTTAGCCCCCGGTATTTCAGTGGTGGATGAACCCGCGCGCCTACAGTATCCGCTTCCGATTTTTGCTGCCGGGCGGGACGAAGTATTTGTGGGCCGTATTAGAGAAGATTTTAGCCTTCCTCACGGAATAAACTTGTGGATCGTAGCCGATAACGTTCGCAAAGGTGCTGCTTTAAATGCTGTTCAAATTGCAGAGCTCTTGATCCGGGATGGTCTACTGTAGAAGAGGAGTGACACCGATGAAAATTGTAGTGCAAAAGTTTGGCGGAACCTCAGTAGCTACTAGAACAGCCCGCGATCAAGCAGTGAGGCGAATCATCCAGGCTAAAGAAAACGGCCAGTCGCCTGTGGTTGTTATTTCTGCCATCGGTCGCAGGGGAGACCCTTATGCTACCGACACGCTGTTAGAACTAATGAATGAAGCAGGTTCATCGGTACCGAAGCGGGAACGCGACTTGCTCCTCTCCTGTGGTGAAGTTATCTCTTGCACACTGGTGTCAGCCTTACTTACAAGCCAAGGTCACTTGGCACGCGCCCTTACCGGCGGACAGGCTGGGATTATTACCGATGCCGAATTTGGCAATGCTCTTATCATTGAGGTGCTACCGGAGCCATTGCTGA
This sequence is a window from Bacillota bacterium. Protein-coding genes within it:
- a CDS encoding aspartate-semialdehyde dehydrogenase; protein product: QKLSPEEVREILTLAPGISVVDEPARLQYPLPIFAAGRDEVFVGRIREDFSLPHGINLWIVADNVRKGAALNAVQIAELLIRDGLL